The following nucleotide sequence is from Acidimicrobiales bacterium.
GGTGTCGGACACCTTCGGCCGCCCCTGGCGCAAGGGCGTGGTGGATGTGGCCATCGGCTGCGCGGGCCTGGCGGCGGTGGTGGACCTCCGGGGGACGGCCGACGCCACCGGCCGGAGTCTCGTGGCGACCGAGGTATGCGTGGCCGACGAGGTGGCGTCGGCCGCCGAGCTCGTCATGGGCAAGGCCGCCTCGATCCCCGTCGCCGTCGTGCGCGGCGTGGAGGCCGCCTGGCTGCGGCGCGGGTCGGTGGCCGAGGAGGTCCTGCGCCCGCCCGCCGAGGACTTGTTCCGCTGACCCCGTGTTGCGCTGACCCGTGTTGGGCTGACCCCGTGTTGCGCTGAGCATGCCCGGCCCCGCCGAGTCCGACGGCCGGGCACCCTGACCGGGTCGGTGATCAGGTGGCCGGGCGTCGCCGCGTGTGGTCGAGGACGGCGCCGACGCCGTCGCCCAGCGTGGTCCACGCCTGCCACCCCAGGTGGATGCCGGCGCGTTCGGGGTCCAGGACGTTGCGCCGCAGCTCTCCGGGGCGCGCCGGCGCGTGCGCCGGGGCCACGGTGGCGCCGGCGCGCTCTCCCATGACGCGCGCCAGGTCGCTCACCGACACCTCCAGGCCCGTGCCGATGTTGAGGACGAGCCCGCCGCCGCGAGTGGCGGCCCGGACGAAGGCGTCCACCACGTCGTCGACGTAGACGAAGTCACGCGTCTGCTCCCCGTCGCCGAAGATCGTCACGGGCTCCCCGCGCAGCAGGCGGTCGGCGAAGATCGCCACCACGCCCGCCTCGCCGTGCGGGTCCTGGCGCGGGCCGTAGACGTTGGCGAGGGCGAGGGCGCAGAACTCCAGGGCGTGCAGCTCCCGGTATGCCACGAGATAGTCGATCGCCGCCATCTTCGACACCCCGTACGGCGAGAGCGGCCGGTGGGGGTGCGACTCCTTCAACGGGAGCTCGGCCGGGTCCGATTCGCCGTAGAGCGTCCCGCCGCTGGCGGCGAAGACCACACGGGCGGTGCCCGCGGCACGCGCTCCCTCGAGCACGCGCAGCGTGCCCAGGATGTTGACATCGGCGTCGAACACGGGGCGTTCGACCGACACCCGCACGTCGGCCTGCGCGGCGAGATGGAACACCACTTCGGGGCGGCGGCGGCCGATCACCTCGACGAGCTCGTCCGACCGTACGTCGAGCTGGTGGAAAGCGAGGGCGTGCGAGGACGAGGCGCGAGCGTCGGCCAGGTTGGCGAGCGACCCGCTCGACAGGTCGTCGACGACGGCGACGCTGTGGCCCTCGGCCAGGAGGCGGTCCACGAGGTTCGACCCGATGAACCCCGCGCC
It contains:
- a CDS encoding NAD-dependent epimerase/dehydratase family protein; translation: MGGADRGQLDHGGQLDHGGQLDHGDHGDHGAHGAHGAHGDHGAHGAHGAHGAHGAHGDRSALMQVMVTGGAGFIGSNLVDRLLAEGHSVAVVDDLSSGSLANLADARASSSHALAFHQLDVRSDELVEVIGRRRPEVVFHLAAQADVRVSVERPVFDADVNILGTLRVLEGARAAGTARVVFAASGGTLYGESDPAELPLKESHPHRPLSPYGVSKMAAIDYLVAYRELHALEFCALALANVYGPRQDPHGEAGVVAIFADRLLRGEPVTIFGDGEQTRDFVYVDDVVDAFVRAATRGGGLVLNIGTGLEVSVSDLARVMGERAGATVAPAHAPARPGELRRNVLDPERAGIHLGWQAWTTLGDGVGAVLDHTRRRPAT